AAGATCTTCCGCCTCTAATTTACCGAGTATAAACGCGTCAATAGGGTTGCGGATCCACGCTGCGTTTTCGACGGCAGGTGGTTCAACCCGCTTGGGTAAATTGTAGACCCAGTGTTCTTCCCATTCGGCACCCTCAGCAATCCACTGGATGAGCGTATCAATCTGTTCCTGTGTCGGCTGCCGATTGGAAATCTGCGGTGGCATTCGCTCGTCAATATTCTCGTGTGTTATACGGAGGACAAGTTCGCTGTTTTCCGGTTCGCCCGGAACGATGATAGGGTAACCGCTCGGTGCAGAGAACACCCCCTCCTTGGTGTCGAGTCGTAGATTGGCTTGCCGGACCGCCGCATCGGGACCGTGGCACGCGAAACATTTATCTGACAAGATCGGCAGAATATCTCGGTCGAACCGAAGTTTCTCGGCATCGGCGGGTTGCGCTGCAATTGTCAATCCTAACAGAATACCTATAAGTCCAATGCAACCGATGCGAACCCATATTGAAGCGTCTAAACGTAATAACTGTGTCTGTGACATTATGGAATCTTCCTCCATTTCCTGTGTAAGGGCGATGTCCGAGTGCTCACCCGTTGGCAGCACCTATATCAACGTCCGTCCTACTATCTTCAAGACTGTTTACTATAATATATCATTTAAAACGAAATATGTGCAAGGGAAATCACGCAATATTTCAAGACAATCCCAAAATAGTAGGCATTTTTGTGAAACTTCTTGTGTTCGTTTGACTCTACCAATAGTATACATCATATCTGCAGCGTCGATATGTTCATAGCAGTATTTTGCTGCCATTAATTCATTGGATTTTAATTATACTTTAGCGTATAATACTTTAGCGTATAATACTTTGAAGTCGTTTAAGGGGAAACCTATGTTCATCAATCGACACCAAGAACTATCAGCTTTAGAACGAATGTTTCAGTCAGAAATAGCAGAGTTTTTCGTATTATACGGTAGAAGAAGGGTTGGGAAAACTGAACTCTTATTGCAGTTCTGCAAAGAGAAAAGAAGCATCTATTTTCTCGCGAGTCAGTTGAAAGAACGAGACCATCTCCGGCAGCTGACCGAAATTGCCCGGCATGCCATCAATGACCCGCTGCTGCAAAATCTTGTCTTTGATGATTGGGAATCTGCCCTCATTTACTTTGCACAACAGGCAGAAGAAAAACGGCTCGTTTTGGTGCTTGATGAATTTCAATATCTTTGTGAGGATAACGCAGCGCTCCCGTCCCTGATCCAACGCTTCTGGGATCTCCACGGGAAAAACAGTAAACTTTTCCTGATTCTGTGCGGATCTCAGGTAAGCTTCATGGAGCGAGAAGTGCTGGCTGAAAGATCACCGTTATATGGACGACGCACCGGTCAACTCCGATTGATGCCGCTGTCTTATCGCGATACCGGGTATTTCTTTTCAGAATATTCTGCTAAGGAGAAACTAATTGCTTACGGCATCCTTGGGGGTATCCCAGCGTACCTCAATCGATTTATGTTGCACACTGCAAACGATTCGCAAGACCATGCCCAAAGAACACTTGAACAGGGCATCAAAGACGAGATGCTCACTCCCCAAGGGTACTTGTTTGATGAGGTTAATTTTTTGTTACGCACAGAACTCAGAGAACCGAGAACTTATGCGAGTTTGTTGCATGCGATCGCTGGTGGCGCAACGCGATTGAATGAAATCTCCCAACGGGTTGGACTTGATCCGACAAATGCCAACAAATATCTGAGCGTGCTTCGAGAGCTTGGTTTAGTCAAACGCGAAACACCGGTGACCGAACGTGCCCCTCAAAAGAGCAAAAAAGGGCTTTATAAAATTGAGGATAACTATGTTAAATTCTGGTTTCGGTTTGTGTTACCGAATCGAAGCCTCATCGAATCCGGGAATACAGATTTAGTATACCAGCAGATGATCGCACCGAACCTGTCGCAGTATATGGGAGAAATTTTTGAAGACGTTTGCCGCCAATATATCAGACGCTATTGGGAAGAAAAACTAAAGATAGCACCCAGACAGATCGGGAGACATTGGGAATCCGATCTTGAAATTGATGTGTTGACCAAAAACGTTGACGGAAGCCATTGGTTTGGAGAGTGCAAATGGTGGAACGCTCCAGCCGGGGAAAACGTTTTAAATCATCTCATCACAAATGCTACGAAAGTCTCTGACCAATGGAAGCGTAATTCGCGATATATTCTATTTTCCGCCAGTGGTTTTACGGATGCCCTCAAACAGAGAGCAGAAAAAGACGGGGTCTTTCTCGTTGAGGCAGACGATCTGTTTTAGTTCACCTATTGAAGGAACGCATGTTTTCAACAACAGATGGAGAGATGGCATGGCTAAAATTATCACAGGGCCTCGCGTTGGAAAAGATGGTAAAATCCGCGTTGGGTGTTCGGCTGTTATTTTTCATAAAGACCGCGAAAAAATCCTATTAACAAGACGCGAAGATAACAACCAATGGTGTCTACCAAGTGGCGGGATGGAGCCGGGCGAAAGCGCAAGTGAAACGTGTATCAGAGAGGTTGAGGAAGAAACGGGTTTGGAAGTTGAAATAAAACGCTTAATCGGCGTTTACACAACCCCAGACGAGTTAATCGTGTATCGAGACGGAAACAAAATCCAGTTGGTGGCTTTATGCTTTGAAGCGGAAATTGTCGGTGGCGAACTCCGTCTGAGTTGCGAAACAACCGAATACGGATATTTTTCCTATCATGAGATACAAGAATTAGATTTGCTTTTGAACCACGCGCAACGTATCAAAGATGCCTATAGTGGAGAAATGACGACTTTTATCAGATGATGAATTTCTTGGGTAGAGGCATCCGATTTTTAGTACCACGAAACAGAGATAATTCTAAAACGTGATGGGACAATGTGGGTCAATGAACCTGTTGTTCTCGTCTTTTCGGCGCGGTGCAGGCAGGGCATCGGCTTTTGCGCGCAGTTTTGAGAGCGCATTGGCATAGGCGGGTGTGTCAATCAGGTTGTTCCGTTCATCTGGATCTTTGGAGAGATCAAAGAGTTGTTCGGGCCACCCTTTATCGTTGTCAAATCGGAAGTACTTCAAACTGCCCTCTTTAACCATGACAGAGGGACCGTTTTGGGCGCGCCAGAGTTCGCTATACACAGTATCATGCCAATCAGTCGTATCTCCATCAATCAGGGGCACAAGTGATTGTCCATCAAGTTCATCAGGGGCTGGTATCTCTGCTAATTCGCATATAGTCGGAAACAGATCAACTAACGATACATTCTGCTCAACGACCTTCGGTTCTCGTCCAAATCGCTTCGGATACCAGATAGAAAGTGGCACCCGTGCCGAAGCCTCGAAATAACTCTGTTTCTCCCAGAGTCCTTTTGTGCCGAGCATTTCACCGTGGTCAGAGAGGAAAACGATGATAAAATCGTCTAAGACATTCAAATGTTCTAACTTCTCAATAACCCGACCGAATTGTGCATCCATCCATTCAATCATACCATAGTACGCCGCAGTTGCCCGGTGTGCCTGACGGTAGGTAACATCTTGTCCGACTCGGACTCTGAAAAAGTTGTCGTATCCAAACTGCTCGTTAGGCTCTTCAACAATCGGTTCCACGCGCTGCATATAGTAAGTAAACAGGTCGAGTGGACACTGATACGGATAGTGGGGTGCTATGAGGCTTACCGCCATACAGAGTGGATTGTGCTTTGGACGATCATAAGAGGCGTTGACGAAATACTCCTCAAGGAATAGAAGTGCGCCGTCCACATTGTATTGGTCGTGGAGCATCCATTGTCCTAAGCCGGGTTGCGCGTCGCGGACTTCCTGAATCACCTTGTTCTGCTTCATCCCCGTACCGGGTTCTGGTGTAATCTGAGCGTGGTGTTCATCTTTAACAGCGTGGTATGGATAACCGTTATTGCCGATAATATCGCGTCCGATCCGCTCCCGCCAGCCGTGCATGACATCCGTCCCAACGAAGTGCATTTTCCCCGCGCAGCAGGAGTAGTACCCGTAATTTCCCAGCTGTCCGGGAATCGTTCGGACCTCTGTCGGCATCGGATCGCCGAAATTGAGACTCCCGCAGTTACGGGGATAGAGTCCTGAAAGAAAACTCTGTCGGGCAGGGACACAGATCGGTGAAGGCGTATAGGCGTTACGAAAGTAGGTGCCTTCATCCATAAACCGAGAGAGTGTTGGCATGCGGATAGCCGTGTCCGCTTCGATTGGCTGGACATCGGGACGGTGTTCGTCATTGATAAGGAATAGAATGTGCGGTTTATTTTTTGGCATGGCTGTTTTAAGGGTTATCAGTTGTCAGTTGTCGGTCATCAGTTAAAAGATTTTTCATCAAGCTAAGCCTCTCCTTACCAACTATCAATTGCTAACTGCTAATAAGGAGACATCAACCCATCAGCACCGGGTATCAGTTTTTGCTCAAATTCGGGTGTAATCCATCTTTCACCTGGGTCTTTACCGGGTTTATAATATCCGTAAACGACTGTCCATCTGGTGTCACTCTCTTGTTTTCTTGGGGTTACTGCGTGTGCTGCGTGTGTCCACATCAGGACGACCGTTCCTGGCGGTACTGATAACGCTTCAATTGCTAAGGGATTGCCGGTCTCAGGATGGGTTTTTCCAGCCATCCACCCTTCTCGTAACGCTTCATCTGTTGCCGCCTGAATTTTGGGATCGCGGTAAAGGTGGCTTCCGGGAACAGCCTTCAAACCACCATCATCTGCCGCAAATCCATTAACATAGAAAAAGATACGGACAAAACCGTAGCGGGGATCGTCTTCAGCGTATGCGTGGCTATGCCATACGGCACCACCATTGCCCCCTGGACGATTGAGACTCACGCAGTGGTCATAACGTATCTCTTCACCAAGCACTTGGCGCGCGAGTTTAAGCATTTGCGGATGTGGGATTAGACTTTCGAGATAACTATCATATTCCGCAGCGAATCTGTTCGGTTCGTACCCCTGTTTGCAACCCGGTATCAGCGATTCAACCCGCGCCAACGATTCTGTCAATCGTTCTTGCGCATCAACCGTTAGGAGGCCGGGAAGCACAAAATGACCGTCATGATTTAACTTTTTTCGTTCTTGAGCACCGAAGGCGTAGTCATGAAAAATCGAGTTTTGTGGCATAAAAACTCCTTTTAATAAAGGGACATCAAGCCTTCCGTGCCGGGAATCGGTTTACGTTCAAATTCAGGCGTAATCCAGCGGGCACCTGAGGGTCTACCAGGGTTCCGATAGGCGTAGACTACACACCACCGTGTATCACTGTTTGGTTTTCTGGCACTCACTGCATGTGCGGCATGCGTCCACATCAACGCGACTGTACCGGGGGGCGCGGATAACGCCTCAATTTCGAGCGGTTCTCCTGTCTCTGGGTGCTTTCTTCCGACGAGCCAACCTTCGCGGAGTGCTTGGTCCGTTCGTCCATGGATTCTTGAATCCCGATAGAGATGACTTCCGGAGACTGCTTTTAAACCGCCATCGTCCGGTTCAAAACCGTTGACATAGAAGAAGATACGGACAAAACCCAAACTTGGATCGTCATCTGAGTATCCGTGGCTGTGCCATCCAATACCGCCGTTGCCGCCGGGTCTATTCAGACTCACACAATGATCGTATCGGATATTATCGCCCAACACCTTTCGTGCGAGTTCAAGCATCTGTGGATGTGCAATCAGGCTTTCGAGATAACTGTCGTATTCTGCAGAAAATCGATTCGGTTCATGTCCTTCCGTTGACGTACGCGAGAGTTCAAGAATGTGCGACAGCGAACGTGTCAGGTTTTCCTGTGCATCGGGTGTAAGCACACCGGGTAAAACAAAATGCCCATCCCGATCTAACTTTTCCCGTTCCTGTTCACCAAACGTGTAGGCATGAAACAGTGAATCTCGCCTGTCAAGACAGGCTTTCAGGGGGGAGTGTGACATAAAAACGCCTCCCATTTAGTGGTACTTTTGACAAGACCGAGGATGCCGAGTATTGAACCGGACTCGGTCTTGCCAAACCAACGCAATCTTGGGGTTTGGGAGTAGGTTAATCGGCTTTAATGTCAGCCCAAGTTGTTGCGAGTTTACCTGAAGGTTCAATGTCAGCTGCTGTTTTTAATCCATCATTCATGAGGGTTTCGAGATCATCACCATCCAAAGCTACATTGAAGATAGCGACATCGTCAATTATTGCACCGAGAAACTGACCCCACTGACCGTGTTGTCCAGTGGCGAGATAGATACCTATCAAGAAGGGTTTATCGGTTAGCGGGTTCCTTCCTAAGTCTGGTGTAGTTACACCTTCGCCAATCGAATCAGCGTCTATATATACGCCAAAGTCATCACCATCCCAGGTAACGGCAACATGACGCCAATTTGTATCTGGTTCCCAAGGTGCATCTATAAAGTGAAGCGTGCCGCCTGGGTCATGCGTATGATGTCGGATGATACCGCCATCCCACCAAAATCCAGGTGCCCAATCATCTTTGGTCACAACAGCCATACCGCCAGCGGGTGGCTTATCTAATTTAACCCAAAGTGCGATCGTGTGTTCACCGCCAACGTTTAAAGAATCATCGTGAGGGATTTCGACGTAATCGTCCGAGCCGTCAAGACTCAACCCCTTGCCGAACTTGCCATTCACCCATTTTGCACCACCTTCAATATTGGCATCATTGCCCGTTCCAGAGGAGTCTTTGGCTTTGTTACCATTCCCCTCATCAAAGAGCCACATGCCGACGCAATCCCCGAAGTCAATTTTAGCAGCACTGATACCTACAAACATCAGACTCATCACCATTAAACTGACACATAATAGTTTTAACCTTGTAACTGTCGTTCTCATCCTTTATTTCCTCCTTCATTATTCTGAAAGCGAAAACCAGCGAATGACCCACTGGTTATTCCTCAAATGAGTTTGTTATCTTTCCCTGAGCCGTTAGTGTAAGCAAGCTCGGGAAAACGAAATACCCGTCGCTCTCCAAGGTTTTTGCTCCTCTCCACCAAATGTGTAGGCATGAAAAATTGGGAAACCGAGTGAAACCCAACGCTTTGGATACCTTGAAGGTTCCGAGACCCTGACAGTCTAAAGTTGGGTTTCACTACGTTCATGAGTAAATATAGTGGGATATTACTTTCAGGTGTCTTTGGCCTACCAACATCCCACTTCTCAACACCGTTCAACCCAACCTACGGGACTTCACTGTATAATATATCATGAAATTTCGTTATTTTCAAGTAAAATTCAGTCCGTGTTGAAATAGGGCTATTTCAGTTCAGGTCCCGGATTCCGATTCCATTTTAGCGGTTCAACGTCGTTTTCACAGACGGGTGCGAGTTCGGCAATTCGCGCCCAATCGGCATCCGACCAAGCGAGACTCTGTCGGAGTCTACCGATATGTGCTTGCATTCTTGTAGGTAACAACGCAAAAAATGGATGATACCAGAGTGTAATCACAGTCCGGCGTTCATCGGATTGATTGCCGTGTGAAGCGTGTAGCAACCGAGAATCACCGATAACCAAGTCTCCCGCTTTCACGGATATGTCAACTTCACCCGAAAAGTGTTGATAGGCAGGATGGTTAGCATCATCAACGCGCTGGAGTGCTTCGCCGTGAGCATCGGGCAATATATCATGCAGGGGGTGTCGCTTGAGATGCGAACCTTTAATCACACGGAGGCACCCGTTGGACGGTGTTGTGTCAACCAAATAGTACATAAGGAACAGCTGCTGAGGCAGTGCTGTGTAGCTGCAGGGATCGTTCCACCCCCACCAGTCCTGATGCCAAAATAGGGGTGGGCTCTGCGGCGGTTTGCTGATGACATACCCCGATGACCATTTCGGTCTCAAGAACCCTAAAGCGTCAAGAGCCTGCAATGTACGCGGGTAAACGACGAGCTCCGCGAACAGCGGATGCATATACACGCTAATCATACTGCCAGAGGAGCGATAGGCTTCGCGTTGGTCTTCCGTTTGTGCCTCAAGCAATTCATCAGTCACCGTCCGAAGTTGCGTAAGCATCTCTTCCTTCAAGACATCCGCAACAACACAGTAACCGTCGGTGATTAATTGATCGTATTTCTCTTTCGGTTTTTTGACGTTCATATTTGCTCCTGTCGCTATCACTTTTCAGCCACTACGGAAAACCCATTATCATTCTCTGGATGGAAGTCTTCCAAACTACGTTTCTTGTAGAAATGGAAATCCTTAAATCCCACCTCCATAAGACAGTTTTTGAGTTCGTCTGGTGGGAGGTGCATAGTAGAAAAATCGCACTTGTAGTGTTTATGCGTTTCTAAATCTATCCTAAGCCAAGCGCATCGTTCAACATCACTGTTTTCGTCATACTCACTCCTCTGCAGGACAAAAACGTTTTTCTTAATTTCACTCAAATTATCCACTGGAAGTTGCTTTTTTAGTATTGAATGATTTGAATGTACGAAATAAACCCTGCCATTAGGTGTGAGTGCTTTATGGACTCGGTTTAAGAGCGACATCAAACCTTCCTTGGATTGATAGAAAAACGAACCCTCGAAGAAAATAACAGTAAACCTTTCTTCAAAACGCATTTCATTATAGTCACCGAGAATAAATTCAATCTCCAAATTTTCACGTTGCGTAATTTTCTCGGCTTCCGCAAGAAAGTTAGGTGATAGGTCCATGCCAATAACGTGATAGCCACGCCGTACAAATTCACGCGAATAACTGCCAATTCCGCAACCTGCTTCTAATATTTTGTCATCTTTAGATAGTAACAGTGCTTTTTCATAGAAAGGGAAATGCCTTTCCACAAATTCGGGTGTCTCAAAATTGTAGCTGCCTGCTCCAAGATACCATTCATCATAGACTTCGTGTCCGAAATCAGTCCTAAGAAACTCGTGAGGGAGATCGTTCATTTTTCCTCCTAAAGTAAAGATAGGTTATTCCTTGCCCAGGTTCATTCGTTCCTTTATCCATCAAACCACACTTAGAAATAAATGTCAAATGAATTTCGGGGGCATTCAGTTAGCATGTCTAAGGAACTTCGCGGCTGGACATAGGATTTACCTGAAGGAATAGAAGGATGGAAGTATGAGAAACATACTTATAAAGAGAAGAAGGCGCGATTAAAAAATCGCGCCTATAGAAAAAGGTTACTTGAGGATAACCATTTTGCGTAGTGGAGATACAGCGTCCGCTTGGAGTTGGTAAAAATAGATACCATTGGCAACACGTTCACCAAAATCGTTCTTACCATCCCAATAGGCTGCACGGTTTCTACTGATGTAATAGCCTGCTGATTGATACCCCAACTCTAAATGCCGGACGACTGTGCCGTGTGCATTATAGATAGGAATCTGTACATTCGCAGCCTTCGCCAAGCGATACGGTATCCATGTCTCAGGGTTAAATGGATTTGGATAGTTCGCGAGTAGCACGGTCTTGTCCGGAGGCGTTGATACCAGAACGCTTTGAAGCATAACAATTGCACGCTGGTACGTCAGGGTTCCGTCGTTTTCAGCATACAACCTCTGCAGATGTGCTTGAAGTTTTTTTTTCATCCAAGGTCTTAAGCAACGCTGGTTCCAGAAGGGAGGTTGTTTTGTCAGCCTTAATAGTCGGTGCAGATGCTACTGTCTTTTCAGGTAAGACATTAATAGTGACAATAATGCTATCTATCTGACTGCCGTCCGAGACTACGACTTTTACTTTATAATTTGGCTCGGTTTCATGATCCAATGCCGTCTTGGTTTTCAATTGCCCCGTGCGGCTATCAATTTCAAAAGCATCATCCTCATTGTCATTGAGGCTGTATTCCAAAGTCTCACCCATGTCTGCATCCGTCGCTGACACAGGATCCCCGACATTCGCACCTATTGCTGCTGTTTCTTCTATCTCGCGGGTTGTCTCGTCCCCTTCTGTAAACGTTGGTGCTTCATTGACATCGGTTACTGTAATGTTCACCGTGATTACGTCTGTGGCTGGACTTCCCCAGTCTAATACCGTGACCCTTACTTGATAAGTGTTCTTTTTTTCGTAGTTCAATCGGGCCTTAGTCTTCAACTGCAAACTACCCGGAGCAACACGGGAAACGTCGAATGCCCTCCAATTAGGGCCACTAAAAGAGACACCGATGCATTCATCAGGCAAATTCGTGGAATATCTCAACGGTTCTCCAATGTTCGTATCTGCGGGTGTATTTTCGGCTATTTCACGAGTGGTTGTGTCGCCTTCTACGAATTCTACTCTTCTGTGCGCATAGCTCATTGTGGGTATACTATATATGAAAAATAATGCCGTAAAAATGAGCATGCTGAGTTTTTGCGTCAAAATTTGCTGTTTCATGATAAACTCCATTTTAGATGTGTTTATTTTATGAGGTTTCTTATTCAGGAAACTGCGGTTTATTTCTTAAAAATTGTTTTTTATGAATTTAGTTTGTTGCACACGCTGCAAATTGCGTTTCATTTTAAATAATATCGTCAAATCGCGTCGTATGCTCCAGAGTGATAACACTCCGGTTTTTAATCGATAAGCACAGTTTCCTGAAAAACACAATAATTTGTTAAAACTAATCATTCCAACCCTTAAACGATATTCAATCCAAAACAGTTTACCCTTAAATAATATGACTTTGTCCATAATAAAATTTCTGGCTATCTTGACTTTTTTTCGAGATATGCTATCATTAGATTAACATCGTTTAAGCAAAGTTAGATTATCAATTGGTAGGAGAAAAAATGTCGAACATTGTAAGCCGACAAATTCGTCTTAAAAACCGGATCGTTGGGATGCCTAAGGAAAGCGACTTTGAAGTTGTAGAGGTGCCTCTCCCTGAACCTGCTGGAGGCGAGGTATTAGTCCAAAATCTTTATACATCAGTAGACCCGTATATGCGCGGTGGCATGCGGTCCGCTGAACTCGGTAAACCGCTGGAAGGTAGGTGTGCAGGTCGGATTGTCCAGTCAAATAGCGATGCGTTTAAAGTTGGAGATCATGTGACGGGAATGTTAGGATGGCGGGATCATTACATTGCGTCAGCAGAGAGTGTCACCGCTGTTGATTTGACGATTGCCCCACTGCAGTCGTTTTTAGGCGCGGTTGGTATGCCTGGACGTACTGCTTACTTCGGGTTTCTGGAGATCGGTCAACCCGAAGCAGGCGAAACCGTTTTCGTCTCCGCCGCGGCAGGCGCGGTCGGTTCGATTGTTTGTCAAATCGGGAAAATCAAAGGCTGTCGAGTTGTAGCGAGTGCCGGTTCAGATCAGAAAGTTGCATGGTTACTTGAGACAGCCGGTGTTGATGCAGCTTTTAACTATAAAAATGTAGATGACTTGGAAGCCGAACTCAGAAAACATTGTCCTGATGGACTTGACATCTACTTTGAAAATGTTGGTGGAAGACATCTGCAAGCAGCACTCGCGGTAATGAATATGCACGGACGTATCCCGCTGTGTGGCATGATTTCTCAATATAACGATATTGAACCTACGCCAGGTCCGACAAACCTCAGTGCGGCTATCGGCAAACGGATTAAACTACAAGGGTTTATTGTTACCGATTTCATGACGCGGAACCCTGAATTCTACAGCGACATGCGCCAATGGATATCCGAAGGTAAAATACAGTGGGAAGAGACAATTGTAGAGGGATTAGAGAATGCACCAAAAGCGTTTATCTCGCTTTTCACAGGCGAAAAACTCGGAAAGGTCATCGTTAAAGTCGAGTCTGAATAATAAGGCATAGGGAGTCGCGACCAAAGTTCGCTCCTACAGTAGGAAAGGAGTTTTACAATGGGAACCAGAACTGCACGTGCCACCGTAATGAGTGGCAAAGATTTTGAAATCCGAGAATATCCAATCGTTGATCCTGAACCCGGTACGGTTCTCGTACGTCAGGAGTTAGGCGGTATTTGCGGCACCGACCTCCACAACTGGGAATTTCAGCACATCAACCACGATATTATTCTCGGACACGAGAACGTCGGTGTGATTGAGACTTTAGGTGAGGGCGTTGAAACAGACTACCTCGGAAACCCCGTTAAAGTAGGCGACAGGATCGCCCTTTCTCCGAGCGGTGGTCTCGGATTTTCGCCATCGGAAGAAGCACCGTATCTGCGCGGCGGCTTCAGTGAATACATCTACCTATCAAACCCGTCAACAAATATGTTTCTTAAAACCGATCTCCCGCCTGAAATTGCCGTTCTCGCGGAACCGGCTTCGTGTGCCGCGCATTGCATATCGCGTGGAAAAATCGAATTCGGGGATACGGTTGTGATTCAGGGAACCGGTCCCATCGGGCTGCTCGCGCTTAATTGGGCGAGAGTCTCTGGAGCGGGTAGGCTTATCGTCGTCGGTGGCCCTCCGGGAAGACTTGAAATGGCGAAAAGGTTGGGCGCAGACCTCACAATCGACATCGCCGAAGTGCCGGATCCTGAAGAACGCAAGCGGATTGTCCGAGAAAATACGTCACAAGGCGAAGGGGCGGATGTCGTCTACGAATGCACCGGTTTCCTTGCTGCTATCCCTGAAGGCTTAGATTACATCCGATATGGTGGGACTTACGTTGTATACGGACATTTCGTGGATGTTGGTAGCTTTGACTGCAATCCGAACCAGATGCTAATGCGGAAAAACCTTCGTTTGGAAGCCGGTTGGGGCTTTGAGCGGAAGCACTTCCTTCGTGCTATCCCGATGTTGGAAAAGCATGCATCCCTCTTCGACGGTTTTGTGAGCCATATTCTCCCGTTGGAGGATGTGTCCAAAGGCTTTGACGCACTTCACGGGAGCTATCACTTAGATGGGAAAGATGCGATTAAGATCGCTGTCAAAGGCGGTGCTGCCTAAAAGGAGATGCCTTAACTTGAATCGTAGGCGCGCTTTCGGAGCGCGCCTATAAACCGCTTTAAGCAAATGCGTCTGCTTCGACATCTGCCAGAAATACACGCGCATTATTCTGCAAAGCCGATCTATGCAAGGCCGCCTCAAACACCAGTTCATTCCATGCGGCTTCACCGTCCGCGGGGAAGGCTGTATCGGCATGCATCGCTTTAATCACACCATCAGCCATCCGCTTGAAAGACTCCGGCATTTCCGGGTTGCCTTCCTCTGCTTCCCAGACTTCCTCTATCTCAGAACTATTCGCTTTTCTGCGGACGTAAGCACCTTCCAGACCTTTTGCCTCGGCGTAAAATTCATCCCCAAGCACCTTGACGCGGAGCGGATGATCATCGTAACCCCATAGGTTTGTACCGCTGAGAGAACCGATAACGCCATTTTCCCAACCGATATGAATCAAACGTCTCCAACCACCACTTTCATTCGGATCCCCGACAACGCTTACCCACTCCGGTCTCCCAACCGTCCAGAGAATCTGATCAATCACGTGAGACCAACAGTTGAAGTGTGCGCGCGCGTGTACCATGCGAATCTCACCCAACCGTCCCTCGGCAACATCGTCGTGCAATTTACGGAAATGGTGCATAAATCGGTAGTTGAAATCAATCCCGAATTTAAGGTTGGAGTCGCGCCACGTTGCGATAGCAGGTGCCGCAATGCCGAGGTCCTCTTCACGGACACGATCCTGTCCCTCTAATCCACAGAGCGGTTTCTCTGTGAAGACATTCTGTCCGGCTTCGAGCAGTTGGCGCAGCGGTGGGATACGTCGGGTCTCATTGACAATGAGCAGGACAAGATCCGGGTCACAATTCGCCAAAAGCTCCTCAATTGTTGGATACCCCGGTACGCCGAAGTGTTCTTTCGCGTTCGCGAGGAGTTCAGGATCCATATCGCAGACAGCCACGACCTCCGCATCCGAATGGGCGTGGAAATTCCCGCCGTGCATCATCCCCATACCTCTACCGCTGATAAGTGCACATTTTGTCATGCTAAATTCCTTTCTGTTTACCAATTGTTCAATTTTAGGTGTCCCCACACAGTCGCGAGTTTCCCTTCAGGTTGAACGGCAAGTCGCGTGGGATCAAA
This window of the Candidatus Poribacteria bacterium genome carries:
- a CDS encoding ATP-binding protein gives rise to the protein MFINRHQELSALERMFQSEIAEFFVLYGRRRVGKTELLLQFCKEKRSIYFLASQLKERDHLRQLTEIARHAINDPLLQNLVFDDWESALIYFAQQAEEKRLVLVLDEFQYLCEDNAALPSLIQRFWDLHGKNSKLFLILCGSQVSFMEREVLAERSPLYGRRTGQLRLMPLSYRDTGYFFSEYSAKEKLIAYGILGGIPAYLNRFMLHTANDSQDHAQRTLEQGIKDEMLTPQGYLFDEVNFLLRTELREPRTYASLLHAIAGGATRLNEISQRVGLDPTNANKYLSVLRELGLVKRETPVTERAPQKSKKGLYKIEDNYVKFWFRFVLPNRSLIESGNTDLVYQQMIAPNLSQYMGEIFEDVCRQYIRRYWEEKLKIAPRQIGRHWESDLEIDVLTKNVDGSHWFGECKWWNAPAGENVLNHLITNATKVSDQWKRNSRYILFSASGFTDALKQRAEKDGVFLVEADDLF
- a CDS encoding NUDIX domain-containing protein, giving the protein MAKIITGPRVGKDGKIRVGCSAVIFHKDREKILLTRREDNNQWCLPSGGMEPGESASETCIREVEEETGLEVEIKRLIGVYTTPDELIVYRDGNKIQLVALCFEAEIVGGELRLSCETTEYGYFSYHEIQELDLLLNHAQRIKDAYSGEMTTFIR
- a CDS encoding sulfatase-like hydrolase/transferase; this encodes MPKNKPHILFLINDEHRPDVQPIEADTAIRMPTLSRFMDEGTYFRNAYTPSPICVPARQSFLSGLYPRNCGSLNFGDPMPTEVRTIPGQLGNYGYYSCCAGKMHFVGTDVMHGWRERIGRDIIGNNGYPYHAVKDEHHAQITPEPGTGMKQNKVIQEVRDAQPGLGQWMLHDQYNVDGALLFLEEYFVNASYDRPKHNPLCMAVSLIAPHYPYQCPLDLFTYYMQRVEPIVEEPNEQFGYDNFFRVRVGQDVTYRQAHRATAAYYGMIEWMDAQFGRVIEKLEHLNVLDDFIIVFLSDHGEMLGTKGLWEKQSYFEASARVPLSIWYPKRFGREPKVVEQNVSLVDLFPTICELAEIPAPDELDGQSLVPLIDGDTTDWHDTVYSELWRAQNGPSVMVKEGSLKYFRFDNDKGWPEQLFDLSKDPDERNNLIDTPAYANALSKLRAKADALPAPRRKDENNRFIDPHCPITF
- a CDS encoding phytanoyl-CoA dioxygenase family protein — translated: MPQNSIFHDYAFGAQERKKLNHDGHFVLPGLLTVDAQERLTESLARVESLIPGCKQGYEPNRFAAEYDSYLESLIPHPQMLKLARQVLGEEIRYDHCVSLNRPGGNGGAVWHSHAYAEDDPRYGFVRIFFYVNGFAADDGGLKAVPGSHLYRDPKIQAATDEALREGWMAGKTHPETGNPLAIEALSVPPGTVVLMWTHAAHAVTPRKQESDTRWTVVYGYYKPGKDPGERWITPEFEQKLIPGADGLMSPY
- a CDS encoding phytanoyl-CoA dioxygenase family protein, with amino-acid sequence MSHSPLKACLDRRDSLFHAYTFGEQEREKLDRDGHFVLPGVLTPDAQENLTRSLSHILELSRTSTEGHEPNRFSAEYDSYLESLIAHPQMLELARKVLGDNIRYDHCVSLNRPGGNGGIGWHSHGYSDDDPSLGFVRIFFYVNGFEPDDGGLKAVSGSHLYRDSRIHGRTDQALREGWLVGRKHPETGEPLEIEALSAPPGTVALMWTHAAHAVSARKPNSDTRWCVVYAYRNPGRPSGARWITPEFERKPIPGTEGLMSLY
- a CDS encoding LamG domain-containing protein; this encodes MRTTVTRLKLLCVSLMVMSLMFVGISAAKIDFGDCVGMWLFDEGNGNKAKDSSGTGNDANIEGGAKWVNGKFGKGLSLDGSDDYVEIPHDDSLNVGGEHTIALWVKLDKPPAGGMAVVTKDDWAPGFWWDGGIIRHHTHDPGGTLHFIDAPWEPDTNWRHVAVTWDGDDFGVYIDADSIGEGVTTPDLGRNPLTDKPFLIGIYLATGQHGQWGQFLGAIIDDVAIFNVALDGDDLETLMNDGLKTAADIEPSGKLATTWADIKAD